A genomic window from Triticum urartu cultivar G1812 chromosome 7, Tu2.1, whole genome shotgun sequence includes:
- the LOC125518998 gene encoding probable inactive receptor kinase RLK902, which translates to MAPGLRFPPAFALVQLVVTLLAVLPRHVVPDLAGDRDALLALRTAVGSHLKWDLSVSPCQGWQGVSCSPGPNQRVVEVRLVAKSLSGQIPVGTVGNLTALQTLSLRFNAISGPIPADIGSCTELRWLYLKGNRFDGDIPESFFSLALLKKADLSGNRLTGGVSSEFNKLGNLATLNLEGNNLNGALPSGLDLPKLTQFNVSYNGQIDGPVPASLAGLPASAFLGTALCGGPLAACPNSDSEAHKSRKLTLGAIVGIIIAALVVLIVILSICVLIFSRRRRAAAGRSTEAAADVHEGTEPITVTVAMTGRDAVKRSHSPPGSPLIGDGKKLVFLGSAPERPYDLETMLRASAEVLGKGVHGTTYRATLDGGEPVLAIKRLRDVHLPEREFRDRVVALGALRHDNLPGLRAYFYSKEEKLLVFDFVGAGSLSSLLHGSGAERLDFTTRARIALAAARGVAFIHGGGPKASHGSIKASNIVVSGKRDSAYVADYGLAQLVGTAGLPKRGTGYRAPEVTDARVVSQKADVYSFGVVVLELLTGRAPTHALPDGGAGGSGVDLARWVRSVVQEEWTSEVFDSVIGSEPRVEEEMMRLLQLGMECTEQHPDRRPTMAEVEARIERIVEDASRRADFSSTDGSRSVSA; encoded by the exons ATGGCGCCTGGGCTGCGGTTCCCGCCGGCGTTCGCCCTCGTGCAGCTCGTGGTCACGCTGCTCGCTGTGCTGCCTCGCCATGTTGTGCCGGACCTAGCCGGCGACCGCGACGCGCTGCTCGCCCTGCGCACCGCCGTGGGAAGTCATCTGAAGTGGGACCTCTCGGTGTCCCCGTGCCAGGGGTGGCAAGGCGTCAGCTGCAGCCCCGGCCCCAACCAGCGCGTCGTGGAGGTGCGGCTAGTTGCCAAGAGCCTGAGCGGGCAGATCCCGGTCGGCACGGTGGGCAACCTCACCGCCCTACAGACGCTGTCGCTCCGGTTTAACGCCATCTCCGGCCCCATCCCGGCGGACATCGGCAGCTGCACCGAGCTCCGGTGGCTGTACCTCAAGGGGAACCGATTTGACGGCGACATACCGGAGAGCTTCTTCTCGCTGGCATTGCTCAAGAAGGCCGATCTCTCCGGGAATCGCCTCACCGGCGGCGTGTCATCAGAGTTCAACAAGCTCGGGAACCTCGCCACGTTGAACCTCGAGGGCAATAACCTTAACGGCGCGCTCCCGAGCGGCCTTGACCTCCCAAAGCTCACGCAGTTCAACGTGTCCTACAACGGCCAGATCGATGGCCCCGTGCCCGCGTCACTCGCCGGGCTGCCCGCGAGCGCCTTCCTCGGGACGGCGCTTTGCGGCGGCCCTCTCGCTGCTTGCCCCAACTCCGACTCCGAGGCCCACAAGAGTCGCAAGCTAACCCTTGGCGCCATCGTCGGCATCATCATCGCTGCGTTGGTCGTTCTCATCGTCATCCTTTCAATCTGCGTTCTCATCTTcagccggcggcggcgggcggcggccggaAGGTCCACCGAGGCCGCGGCCGACGTGCACGAGGGCACGGAGCCTATAACGGTGACCGTGGCGATGACGGGCAGGGACGCCGTGAAGCGGTCGCACTCCCCGCCGGGTTCGCCGTTGATCGGCGACGGCAAGAAGCTGGTGTTCCTGGGCAGCGCGCCGGAGAGGCCCTATGACCTGGAGACGATGCTGCGGGCGTCCGCCGAGGTGCTCGGCAAGGGCGTCCACGGGACGACGTACCGTGCAACGCTCGACGGCGGCGAGCCCGTCCTCGCCATCAAACGCCTCCGCGATGTCCACCTCCCTGAGCGCGAGTTCCGGGACAGGGTGGTCGCCCTCGGCGCTCTCCGCCACGACAACCTGCCGGGTCTCCGCGCCTACTTCTACAGCAAGGAGGAGAAGCTCCTCGTCTTCGACTTCGTCGGCGCCGGCAGCCTCTCCTCCCTTCTCCACG GCAGCGGAGCGGAGCGCCTCGACTTCACGACGCGCGCACGGATCGCGctggcggcggcgcgcggcgtgGCGTTCATCCACGGCGGAGGGCCCAAGGCGTCGCACGGCAGCATCAAGGCGTCCAACATCGTCGTCAGCGGGAAGCGCGACAGCGCCTACGTGGCCGACTACGGCCTGGCGCAGCTCGTCGGCACAGCGGGGCTGCCGAAGCGGGGCACGGGCTACCGCGCCCCGGAGGTGACCGACGCGCGCGTCGTGTCGCAGAAGGCCGACGTGTACAGCTTCGGCGTGGTGGTGCTGGAGCTGCTCACCGGGCGCGCGCCGACGCACGCGCTCCCGGATGGCGGCGCCGGCGGCAGCGGCGTGGACCTCGCGCGGTGGGTGCGGTCGGTGGTGCAGGAGGAGTGGACGTCCGAGGTGTTCGACTCCGTCATCGGCAGCGAGCCGCGCGTGGAGGAGGAGATGATGCGGCTGCTGCAGCTCGGGATGGAGTGCACCGAGCAGCACCCCGACCGGCGCCCGACGATGGCCGAGGTGGAGGCGAGGATCGAGCGCATCGTCGAGGACGCGAGCCGGAGGGCCGACTTCAGCAGCACCGACGGCAGCCGGAGCGTGTCCGCATGA